One Besnoitia besnoiti strain Bb-Ger1 chromosome VIII, whole genome shotgun sequence DNA segment encodes these proteins:
- a CDS encoding hypothetical protein (encoded by transcript BESB_085310), with translation MRPEVSLSPEGAGAGPEGAAARPTADFTYRVAFTRHASLAIRRSASLRALLRDRQRAAAASPSSSSTAAAHNDARGLRAGDPVGEQDGGASGPLLQTRPSLLVEIAAARERKARSEEAGLSAPADAAHSGLTAGFPAYLTNAKAFLRACKESAANAARKAGKSGAETEIVLVLGNTSADLDSISAAVTYAMFLEFCRFTFEPLDTSAGAADSAADVFPRFVPFVQCLSCEYSYRLQTRWWLEHCGAEVDDAALLFQDSPAIQTLLTQPAESATAPLLCLVDHNALTPANIALQKNVISILDHHVVLPEARASLGAAFAVDIPGPSIGSCCTLVAQLWGELETATESVLQASMDATLFLLGAVAVDTTACDPLLFRDRWNLPDKEALGALWRRAEAVLLPHGLRSPEELVEAFGKIKYDVPRQLALGLPALMRADYKEFLYTGVCGRDLNVGISALTVPLAEILEAQSETQQPPPECAQSFRGLRLEFAKAAAELMEEQNLRLVVGLSNYRPLTSLASSAGLQRQVAMIAKKEFQHLAEGAMSFIVNDPAAEAGALQELKIDTTTKERECTEELRRLLTSSLTDIFFLDHVIGSQMPFSSSDKGASIIRLLVFWLSRLPVRGNSSSRCCALTFPPSTKPEADSGAARAGLSGDTAFTQGSRREPARAEPKTTKCELKPKIGGMMADV, from the exons ATGCGACCCGAAGTGTCCCTGTCGCCGGAAGGGGCGGGTGCGGGCCctgagggcgccgcagctcgtccGACCGCAGACTTCACTTACAGAGTCGCCTTCACTCGCCATGCATCCTTGG CTATCCGACGCTCTGCGTCCCTCCgcgctcttctgcgcgaccgccagagagccgccgcggcctcgccgtcctcgtcttcaacTGCGGCAGCTCATAACGACGCACGCGGACTCCGTGCCGGCGACCCTGTGGGTGAGCAGGACGGCGGGGCGAGCGGGCCTTTGCTGCAAACCAGGCCCTCGCTGTTGGTGGAgatcgcggctgcgcgggagaggaaggcgagaagcgaagaggcgggtttgtctgcgcctgcagacgcggcacACTCTGGGCTGACGGCTGGCTTTCCAGCGTATTTGACAAACGCGAAGGCCTTTCTGCGTGCGTGCaaggagagcgccgcgaacgccgctAGGAAAGCGGGGAAATcgggggcggagacggaaATCGTCCTCGTCTTGGGGAACACGAGCGCAGATCTG GACAGTATCTCCGCGGCCGTCACCTACGCGATGTTTCTGGAGTTCTGCCGCTTCACGTTTGAGCCTCTCGACACGTCTGCAGGGGCGGCGGACTCCGCAGCCGATGTTTTTCCGCGCTTCGTTCCATTCGTTCAGTGTCTCTCTTGCGAGTACTCCTACAGGCTGCAG ACCCGATGGTGGCTCGAGCACTGCGGGGCCGAggtcgacgacgcggcgcttctctttCAAGATTCCCCCGCCATACAGACT CTCCTGACGCAGCCCGCGGaaagcgcgacggcgccgctgctctgtCTGGTTGATCACAATGCCCTGACGCCGGCGAACATTGC GCTTCAGAAAAACGTCATTTCCATTCTAGACCACCACGTGGTGCTGCCGgaggctcgcgcgtcgctcggcgctgcgTTCGCCGTCGACATTCCTGGTCCGAGCATCGGCTCCTGCTGCACTCTCGTGGCGCAACTC TGGGGAGAACTCGAAACCGCTACCGAGAGCGTCCTGCAGGCTTCCATGGACGCCACgctctttctcctcggcgcggtcgctgtcG ACACAACCGCGTGCGACCCGTTGCTGTTCCGCGATCGGTGGAATCTCCC TGACAAAGAAGCTCTAGGCGCGctctggcgacgcgcagaagctGTTTTGCTTCCCCACGGCCTCCGGTCGCCTGAGGAGCTCGTCGAAGCGTTTGGCAAAATTAAATACGACGTTCCGCGGCAGCTGGCGCTG GGCCTTCCCGCGCTCATGCGCGCCGACTACAAGGAATTTCTGTACacaggcgtctgcggccgcgatcTCAAT GTCGGCATCAGTGCCCTCACTGTTCCGCTGGCGGAGAtcctcgaggcgcagagcgaaacacagcagccgccgcctgaATGTGCTCAGTCTTTCAGAGGTCTTCGCCTCGAATTCGCGAAAGCAGCC GCTGAGCTGATGGAGGAGCAGAACCTAAGGCTCGTCGTCGGTCTTTCGAACTACCGACCGCTGACGTCGCTTGCTTCGTCTGCCG GCTTGCAACGGCAAGTCGCAATGATCGCCAAAAAAGAGTTTCAACATCTGGCCGAAG GCGCCATGAGTTTCATCGTGAACGATCCTGCCGCTGAGGCGGGCGCCCTACAAGAGCTGAAGATTGACACCACGACGAAAGAACGAGAGTGCACAGAAGAGTTACGCCGCCTTTTGACTTCCTCCTTAACGGATATCTTCTTTCTAGACCACGTAATCGGCAGCCAGATGCCTTTCAGTTCCTCAGACAAAGGCGCGTCTATCATCCGCCTTTTAGTCTTCTGGCT ATCACGCCTTCCTGTTCGCGGAAACTCTTCGAGCCGATGCTGCGCACTTACTTTTCCTCCCTCGACAAAGCCTGAGGCTGACtcaggggcggcgcgggctggGCTTTCTGGTGACACTGCGTTTACGCAAGGTTCGCGGCGAGAGCCGGCGAGAGCAGAGCCGAAGACTACCAAGTGCGAGTTGAAACCAAAGATTGGGGGGATGATGGCGGACGTGTGA